A stretch of the Planctomycetota bacterium genome encodes the following:
- a CDS encoding KpsF/GutQ family sugar-phosphate isomerase, producing MTNQQRREAPAPAEVSALDLARRVLREEAAAVAGLAELPEGFERAVGILDECARADGTVLVTGLGKSGLVGAKISATMASLGIPSHAVHPTEAAHGDLGRFRPQDAVIALSFSGRTEEVVGLCAILRQDGLPIVSITGAPPLNSQQPNPLARLSTVPLYLGIEREAAQPRFSAPTSSTTATMALGDALAIAAAHRRGFGDAEFAKRHPGGSLGGALRPVLDVARCHVGQNLPLATESTTVLDAQVRAESPGGRRPGAILVVDGDGRLAGIFTDGDLRRLVLDDAAQLGRPIGEVMTRRPRTVSADARAREAVSLVLEHRQDEIPVVDADGRPVALLDVQDLVALRLVDARG from the coding sequence ATGACCAACCAGCAGCGACGCGAGGCTCCCGCGCCGGCCGAGGTTTCGGCGCTCGATCTCGCGCGGCGAGTACTCCGTGAGGAAGCCGCCGCCGTCGCCGGGCTGGCTGAGCTGCCCGAGGGCTTCGAGCGTGCGGTCGGCATCCTCGACGAGTGCGCGCGGGCCGACGGCACCGTGCTCGTGACGGGCCTGGGCAAGAGCGGCCTGGTGGGCGCCAAGATCAGTGCGACGATGGCCTCGCTCGGCATCCCGAGCCACGCCGTCCACCCAACCGAGGCGGCCCACGGCGACCTCGGGCGGTTCCGCCCGCAAGACGCCGTCATCGCGCTGTCGTTCTCGGGGCGGACCGAGGAGGTCGTGGGACTCTGCGCGATCCTCCGGCAGGACGGCCTGCCGATCGTGTCCATCACCGGCGCGCCGCCGCTAAACAGCCAGCAACCCAACCCGCTGGCACGGCTGTCGACGGTGCCGCTCTACCTGGGCATCGAGCGCGAGGCCGCGCAGCCGCGGTTCAGCGCACCGACATCCTCGACCACCGCGACCATGGCACTCGGCGATGCCCTCGCGATCGCGGCAGCGCACCGCAGAGGCTTCGGGGATGCCGAGTTCGCCAAGCGGCACCCCGGTGGTTCGCTGGGTGGCGCGCTGCGGCCGGTGCTCGACGTGGCCCGCTGCCACGTGGGCCAGAACCTGCCGCTGGCGACCGAGAGCACCACGGTGCTCGACGCGCAGGTGCGGGCCGAATCGCCCGGCGGGCGTCGTCCCGGGGCCATCCTCGTCGTCGACGGCGACGGCCGGCTCGCGGGCATCTTCACCGACGGCGACCTGCGAAGGCTGGTGCTGGATGATGCCGCCCAGCTCGGCCGGCCCATCGGCGAGGTCATGACCAGGCGGCCGCGGACCGTGTCGGCCGACGCCCGGGCCCGCGAGGCCGTCTCGCTGGTGCTCGAGCACCGACAGGACGAGATCCCGGTGGTCGACGCCGACGGCCGCCCCGTCGCGCTGCTGGACGTGCAGGACCTCGTCGCCCTGCGGCTCGTCGACGCCCGCGGCTAG
- a CDS encoding M24 family metallopeptidase, whose product MPADYLPARRRRIAAALAKKSRELAGDGAPLPIVLVGAGEMIPVAGAHDRTYPYIAHSHYYYLAEQECPGGVLAIDLEEAEAENPWHAFAPEVTDARRTWEGDVEWEGRPLAEFAAWLAPRVGAGRGRAIAALGNPPAGINVSHGVDGPLAAALDDAFLHARRVLDDREIDLMQRAAEATAHGHAWAREHITSGTADGVTERAIQIELEAEFFRGGGDATAYDTIVGCGANAAVLHFFPSERVVHRGECVLIDAGAQVRRYAADVTRTWPVGEPTSVQRDLINIVCDAEESAIAMCVPGVEWHDVHRHASERVLEGLAGLGALKGDPAELVERGIAALFFPHGVGHMIGLGVRGAGGRQPGRAPRPGPGEVRVRVDMPLAAGHGFTVEPGLYFIPQLIDPDATRQRFADAVNWSTIDALRTEIQGIRIEDDIVIREGRPEVLTSSIEKRPG is encoded by the coding sequence ATGCCAGCCGACTACCTGCCCGCTCGCCGCCGCCGCATCGCCGCCGCGCTCGCCAAAAAGTCTCGCGAACTCGCGGGCGATGGCGCACCGCTGCCGATCGTGCTCGTCGGCGCGGGCGAGATGATCCCGGTCGCCGGGGCGCACGATCGCACCTACCCGTACATCGCGCACTCCCACTACTACTACCTGGCCGAACAGGAGTGCCCGGGCGGCGTGCTGGCGATCGATCTCGAGGAGGCCGAAGCCGAGAACCCGTGGCACGCCTTCGCGCCAGAGGTCACCGATGCTCGCCGGACCTGGGAGGGTGACGTCGAATGGGAGGGTCGCCCGCTAGCCGAATTCGCGGCCTGGCTCGCGCCTCGCGTCGGCGCCGGTCGCGGGCGGGCGATCGCGGCGCTAGGCAACCCGCCCGCGGGCATCAACGTGTCGCACGGGGTCGACGGGCCGCTGGCCGCGGCGCTGGATGACGCGTTCCTGCATGCCCGCCGCGTGCTCGATGATCGCGAGATCGACCTCATGCAGCGCGCGGCCGAAGCGACGGCCCACGGCCACGCCTGGGCGCGCGAGCACATCACCAGCGGAACGGCCGATGGCGTTACGGAGCGGGCGATCCAGATCGAACTCGAGGCCGAGTTCTTTCGCGGTGGTGGCGATGCGACCGCCTACGACACCATCGTCGGCTGCGGCGCCAACGCGGCCGTGCTGCACTTCTTCCCGAGCGAGCGCGTGGTGCACCGCGGCGAGTGCGTGCTCATCGACGCCGGCGCCCAGGTGCGGCGCTACGCCGCGGACGTCACGCGCACGTGGCCCGTCGGCGAGCCGACCAGCGTACAGCGGGACCTGATCAACATCGTCTGCGACGCCGAGGAGAGCGCCATCGCGATGTGCGTGCCTGGAGTCGAGTGGCACGACGTGCACCGCCACGCGAGCGAGAGAGTGCTCGAGGGGCTGGCCGGACTGGGCGCCCTGAAGGGCGACCCCGCTGAACTCGTCGAGCGGGGCATCGCGGCGCTGTTCTTCCCGCACGGCGTGGGCCACATGATCGGGCTTGGCGTCCGGGGCGCGGGTGGCCGCCAGCCCGGGCGTGCGCCCCGTCCCGGCCCCGGCGAGGTCCGCGTTCGTGTCGACATGCCGCTGGCCGCCGGCCATGGGTTTACGGTCGAGCCCGGGCTCTACTTCATTCCGCAGCTGATCGATCCGGACGCCACGCGGCAGCGCTTCGCCGACGCCGTCAACTGGAGCACGATCGACGCCCTGCGCACCGAGATCCAGGGCATCCGCATCGAGGACGACATCGTGATCCGCGAGGGTCGGCCCGAGGTGCTCACGTCGTCGATCGAGAAGCGGCCGGGGTAG
- a CDS encoding segregation/condensation protein A: protein MEPTGPAITVEAFQGPMDLLLHLVRVREVDIHDIPIADIADQYVAAVGDLSRVDIEAAGEFLVMAATLVQIKSRVIAAENMTDEDRADRDEAERVEDDPRAELVKQLLEYKRTRERADALESRLADWQARVRVAPAARPDIETDDDDAPVDLEDLSLADIVAAFEHIAEAIQFDRLGDHAIVDDDTPIELHQADVLDRLQRVEAAGGRPALALVDVFTGRNRLEAIGLFLAILELLRNHQLSAWRAEGEGGIWVGRVAAEAANE, encoded by the coding sequence ATGGAGCCCACCGGCCCCGCCATCACCGTCGAGGCCTTCCAGGGGCCCATGGATCTGCTGCTGCATCTGGTGCGCGTGCGCGAGGTGGACATCCACGACATCCCGATCGCCGACATCGCCGACCAGTACGTCGCCGCGGTGGGCGATCTGAGCCGCGTGGACATCGAGGCCGCCGGCGAGTTCCTGGTGATGGCCGCCACGCTCGTGCAGATCAAGAGCCGCGTCATCGCCGCCGAGAACATGACCGATGAGGACCGGGCCGATCGCGACGAGGCCGAGCGCGTCGAGGACGATCCACGGGCCGAGCTCGTCAAGCAGCTGCTCGAGTACAAGCGGACCCGCGAGCGCGCCGACGCCCTCGAATCCCGGCTGGCCGACTGGCAGGCGCGGGTCCGCGTCGCGCCCGCGGCTCGGCCCGACATCGAGACCGACGACGACGACGCGCCCGTCGACCTCGAGGACCTGAGCCTGGCCGACATCGTCGCCGCCTTCGAGCACATCGCCGAGGCCATCCAGTTCGATCGTCTGGGCGACCACGCCATCGTCGACGACGACACACCCATCGAACTGCACCAGGCCGACGTCCTCGATCGGCTGCAGCGCGTCGAGGCCGCCGGCGGCCGCCCAGCGCTGGCGCTGGTCGACGTCTTCACCGGCCGCAACCGCCTGGAGGCCATCGGCTTGTTTCTGGCGATCCTCGAGCTGCTCCGCAACCACCAGCTGAGCGCGTGGCGAGCGGAGGGAGAGGGCGGCATCTGGGTCGGGCGAGTCGCCGCCGAAGCCGCCAACGAGTAA